The following proteins come from a genomic window of Sphaerisporangium rubeum:
- a CDS encoding response regulator transcription factor produces MAQLLLVEDDAAVRSALMRALSERGHGVTSAMTGMAGLRMAVDDRPDLVVLDLGLPDIDGYEVIRMLRAVSAVPLIVATARDDEREIARVLDAGADDYVVKPFGAVQLDARIRAVLRRLQSEDGDAARPYTVGELRVDPRAREVTLAGRVLDLRPKEFDLLHYLAARPDQVVTKRELMTEVWRMPYGGADKTVDVHLSWLRNKLGESAQDPRYIRAVRGVGVKLVDPGA; encoded by the coding sequence ATGGCACAGCTACTGCTCGTTGAGGACGACGCCGCGGTGCGGTCCGCGCTCATGCGGGCCCTGAGTGAGCGCGGACACGGCGTGACGTCCGCCATGACCGGCATGGCGGGGTTGCGGATGGCCGTGGACGACCGGCCGGACCTCGTGGTCCTGGACCTCGGGCTGCCGGACATCGACGGGTACGAGGTGATCCGCATGCTGCGCGCGGTCAGTGCCGTGCCGCTCATCGTGGCGACCGCGCGGGACGACGAACGTGAGATCGCGCGGGTCCTGGACGCCGGCGCCGACGACTACGTCGTCAAGCCGTTCGGGGCCGTGCAGCTCGACGCGCGGATCCGGGCCGTGCTGCGGCGCCTGCAGAGCGAGGACGGCGACGCGGCACGGCCGTACACGGTGGGGGAGCTGCGGGTCGACCCGCGCGCCAGGGAGGTCACGCTGGCGGGACGGGTGCTCGACCTGCGGCCCAAGGAGTTCGACCTGCTGCACTACCTCGCGGCGCGGCCCGACCAGGTGGTCACCAAGCGCGAGCTGATGACCGAGGTGTGGCGCATGCCGTACGGCGGCGCCGACAAGACCGTGGACGTCCACCTGTCCTGGCTCCGCAACAAACTCGGCGAGTCGGCCCAGGACCCCCGCTACATCCGCGCCGTGCGCGGCGTCGGCGTGAAACTGGTGGACCCGGGAGCATGA
- a CDS encoding HAMP domain-containing sensor histidine kinase has translation MRRRLLVLVGSMVSLALVAFVVPLAVLALMLAGDRATADALVRAQSLVPVVSAGSPAALGLAVQQANSSGGYPLTVFLSDGSALGAPAERSDAVRLAFTGRSLTAQADGGREIVVAVTGPSAGAAVIRTFVTDAELTRGVRRAWLILALVGTGVLVVSLVVADRLARSQIRLIAGMAGVSHRLAAGDLTARAPAEGPKELRQVAGALNHLARRIRVLLAQEREAVADLSHQLRTPLTVLRLEAEALPPSEQATRVGAAVDAMERMVTQVIQEARRSRHDEPGECDAAEVVAARVHHWSMLASDQDRPVTRHLAPPPLIVGVGEEPLTACVDALLENVFAHTPEATAFTVTLTPREGGGAILTVADDGPGFPHPGALRRGVSGRSSTGLGLDIVRRTAERSGGSATLTTSPDGGATVTVEFGHQTPT, from the coding sequence ATGAGACGGCGTCTGCTCGTTCTCGTCGGGTCCATGGTGTCGCTCGCGTTGGTGGCGTTCGTGGTGCCGTTGGCGGTGCTGGCGCTGATGCTGGCCGGGGATCGCGCCACCGCCGACGCGCTCGTGCGTGCGCAGTCGCTGGTGCCTGTGGTGTCGGCCGGGTCGCCTGCGGCGCTGGGGCTGGCGGTGCAGCAGGCCAACAGCTCCGGTGGTTACCCCTTGACGGTGTTCCTGTCGGACGGGTCCGCGCTCGGGGCCCCGGCGGAGCGGTCCGACGCGGTACGGCTGGCGTTCACCGGACGTAGCCTCACCGCGCAGGCCGACGGCGGCCGGGAGATCGTCGTCGCCGTCACCGGGCCTTCCGCCGGCGCGGCCGTCATCCGCACGTTCGTCACCGACGCCGAGCTCACCCGTGGTGTGCGCCGCGCCTGGCTGATCCTCGCGCTGGTCGGCACCGGTGTGCTGGTCGTCAGCCTGGTCGTCGCCGATCGTCTCGCGCGGTCGCAGATCCGCCTCATCGCCGGCATGGCCGGTGTCTCGCACCGCCTCGCCGCCGGTGACCTCACCGCACGCGCTCCCGCCGAAGGCCCGAAGGAACTCCGCCAGGTGGCCGGCGCGCTCAACCACCTGGCCCGCCGCATCCGCGTCCTGCTGGCCCAGGAACGCGAAGCCGTCGCCGACCTGTCGCACCAGCTCCGCACCCCCCTGACGGTGCTCCGCCTGGAAGCCGAGGCACTGCCGCCGAGCGAGCAGGCGACCCGTGTCGGCGCCGCCGTGGACGCCATGGAACGCATGGTCACCCAGGTCATCCAAGAGGCCCGCCGCTCCCGCCACGACGAACCCGGCGAATGCGACGCCGCAGAGGTCGTCGCCGCACGCGTCCACCACTGGTCGATGCTCGCCAGCGACCAGGACCGTCCCGTCACCCGCCACCTCGCCCCCCCACCCCTGATCGTCGGCGTCGGCGAGGAACCCCTGACCGCCTGCGTGGACGCGCTCCTGGAGAACGTCTTCGCTCACACCCCCGAAGCCACCGCCTTCACCGTGACCCTCACCCCCCGCGAAGGCGGCGGCGCCATCCTCACCGTGGCCGACGACGGCCCCGGCTTCCCCCACCCCGGAGCCCTGCGCCGCGGCGTCAGCGGCCGCTCCTCAACAGGCCTCGGCCTCGACATCGTCCGCCGCACCGCCGAACGCTCCGGCGGCTCCGCCACCCTCACCACCAGCCCCGACGGAGGCGCCACCGTCACCGTGGAGTTCGGCCACCAGACTCCGACTTGA
- a CDS encoding PepSY domain-containing protein — MTKSKIIAGLATATLLVIGGGTALAAADFSPSPAASPTEDRRDGEVAPSASASPEDDGGVASPAASPAAEPKVSREEAERTALGKVAGGRVTSTELENEHGKQVWDVEVDAPDGTEHEFDIDAATGAIVKQEVDDDDHSGPGGGHSDDDDRDDDQDDD, encoded by the coding sequence ATGACCAAGTCCAAGATAATCGCTGGTCTCGCCACCGCGACCCTGCTGGTGATCGGCGGCGGTACGGCGCTGGCGGCGGCCGACTTCAGTCCGTCTCCCGCTGCTTCGCCGACCGAGGACCGGCGTGATGGGGAGGTCGCTCCGTCCGCTTCGGCGTCGCCTGAGGACGATGGCGGGGTGGCGTCGCCGGCGGCGAGTCCGGCCGCGGAGCCCAAGGTCTCCCGGGAGGAGGCGGAGCGTACGGCGCTCGGCAAGGTGGCGGGGGGACGGGTGACGTCCACCGAGTTGGAGAACGAGCACGGGAAGCAGGTCTGGGACGTCGAGGTGGACGCTCCTGACGGGACCGAGCACGAGTTCGACATCGACGCGGCCACCGGTGCGATTGTGAAGCAGGAGGTGGACGACGACGACCACAGTGGTCCGGGTGGCGGTCACAGTGACGACGACGACCGGGACGACGACCAGGACGACGACTGA
- a CDS encoding alpha-ketoglutarate-dependent dioxygenase AlkB: MTAGFQASLLDLGEEPGLGPLGATVRRTHLTDGAWLDLRPAWLTGADALFDRLSHKVPWHAERRHMYDRMVAVPRLLKFYEDHEPFPDPLLDQAMRLLNAHYAGHPGTPFRTAGLCLYRDGRDSVAWHGDRIGRGAVEDTMVAILSLGTPRPLLLRPRGGGPSIRHDLGHGDLIVMGGTCQRTWDHSIPKLTRPTGPRISIQFRPHDVR, translated from the coding sequence ATGACCGCTGGATTCCAGGCCTCACTGCTGGATCTCGGCGAAGAGCCCGGCCTCGGCCCCCTCGGCGCGACGGTCCGCCGCACCCACCTCACCGACGGCGCGTGGCTCGACCTGCGTCCCGCCTGGCTCACCGGCGCCGACGCGCTGTTCGACCGCCTGTCCCACAAGGTCCCCTGGCACGCCGAGCGCCGCCACATGTACGACCGCATGGTGGCCGTCCCGAGGCTGCTCAAGTTCTACGAGGACCACGAGCCCTTCCCCGACCCCCTGCTCGACCAGGCGATGCGCCTGCTCAACGCGCACTACGCCGGCCACCCCGGCACCCCCTTCCGCACCGCCGGCCTGTGCCTCTACCGCGACGGCCGCGACAGCGTGGCCTGGCACGGCGACCGCATCGGCCGCGGCGCCGTCGAGGACACCATGGTCGCCATCCTCTCCCTCGGCACCCCCCGTCCCCTCCTCCTGCGTCCCCGAGGCGGCGGCCCCTCGATCCGCCACGACCTCGGCCACGGCGACCTCATCGTCATGGGGGGCACCTGCCAGCGCACCTGGGACCACTCCATCCCCAAGCTGACCCGCCCCACCGGCCCGAGAATCAGCATCCAGTTCCGTCCCCACGACGTCCGCTGA
- a CDS encoding winged helix-turn-helix transcriptional regulator has translation MTGRSYGQFCGLSRAMETVGERWALLIVRDLLVGPRRFTDLRRGLPRIPTNILSARLKELELAGVVHRRVLPRPATSVVYELTPYGHALEDVVLRLGLWGAMAMGDPEPGEIATVDSLTMALRSTFDAEAAAGLRVSYEFRLGDLVVSAVVDDGTLDVVQGPLPEADLVVETGAQLRALMAGELAPAEAVGTGLVTLTGDPTELDRLVQVFRIPPMPS, from the coding sequence ATGACGGGGCGGAGTTACGGTCAGTTCTGCGGGCTCTCGCGAGCCATGGAGACAGTGGGGGAACGCTGGGCCCTTCTCATCGTGCGTGACCTGCTCGTCGGCCCGAGGCGCTTCACCGACCTGCGCCGCGGCCTGCCTCGCATCCCCACCAACATCCTGTCGGCACGTCTCAAGGAGCTTGAGCTCGCCGGCGTCGTCCACCGCAGGGTCCTGCCCCGTCCCGCCACATCGGTGGTCTACGAGCTGACGCCGTACGGCCACGCGCTGGAGGACGTCGTGCTACGCCTCGGCCTGTGGGGAGCGATGGCGATGGGGGACCCCGAGCCCGGTGAGATCGCCACCGTGGACTCGCTCACCATGGCGTTGCGTTCGACGTTCGACGCCGAGGCCGCCGCCGGGCTGCGGGTGTCCTACGAGTTCCGCCTGGGGGACCTTGTGGTGTCCGCCGTCGTGGACGACGGCACGCTGGACGTCGTCCAGGGCCCGCTGCCGGAGGCCGACCTGGTGGTGGAGACCGGCGCCCAGCTGCGTGCCCTCATGGCGGGTGAACTGGCCCCCGCCGAGGCCGTCGGCACGGGCCTGGTCACCCTGACCGGGGACCCCACGGAGCTGGACCGGCTGGTCCAGGTGTTCCGCATCCCCCCGATGCCGTCATGA
- a CDS encoding 4'-phosphopantetheinyl transferase family protein, translating into MTTARTSGTAPGPAGPMIKSILPDCVVAADLFADPPDPPLYPEEDRAIGDADEQHRAEFATARVCAHDALRKLGMRPGPVPPGLRGEPQWPAGVVGSITHCTGYRAAVVGVASKVATIGIDAERNEPLVDGVLDAVSLPEERESLRRLAARHPRVHWDRVLWSAKESVYKSWFPLTKRWLDFEDIIVSLDATRGEFSARLRVPGPRVNGQQLSRFTGRWLAGPELIITAIVVPAPARRGTPSRA; encoded by the coding sequence GTGACCACTGCACGTACGAGCGGGACGGCCCCAGGGCCGGCCGGGCCCATGATCAAGTCGATTCTGCCTGACTGCGTGGTGGCCGCCGACCTGTTCGCCGACCCTCCCGACCCACCGCTGTACCCCGAGGAGGACCGGGCGATCGGCGACGCCGACGAGCAGCACCGCGCGGAGTTCGCCACCGCGCGTGTGTGCGCGCACGACGCGCTGCGCAAGCTCGGCATGCGTCCCGGCCCGGTGCCTCCAGGGCTGCGCGGCGAGCCGCAGTGGCCGGCCGGGGTCGTCGGCAGCATCACCCACTGCACCGGCTACCGCGCGGCCGTCGTCGGTGTGGCGTCCAAGGTCGCCACCATCGGCATCGACGCCGAGCGCAACGAACCCCTGGTGGACGGCGTGCTCGACGCGGTGTCGCTCCCCGAGGAACGCGAATCCCTGCGCCGCCTCGCCGCGCGGCACCCGCGTGTGCACTGGGACCGGGTGCTGTGGAGCGCCAAGGAGTCGGTGTACAAGTCGTGGTTCCCGCTCACCAAGCGGTGGCTGGACTTCGAGGACATCATCGTGTCGCTGGACGCGACGCGCGGCGAGTTCTCCGCACGCCTGCGGGTCCCCGGCCCGCGGGTCAACGGCCAGCAGCTGTCCCGCTTCACCGGCCGCTGGCTCGCCGGCCCCGAGCTCATCATCACCGCCATCGTCGTCCCCGCTCCCGCGCGGCGCGGCACCCCCTCGCGCGCCTAG
- a CDS encoding BTAD domain-containing putative transcriptional regulator, translating into MEFRILGPLEVLAQDVRLDVGGLRQRITLALLLMEAGRVVTVDRLVDAIYGEVLPPTSKAQVQICISALRRLFTAHGRPGLIVTHPRGYILEAADDDTLDVRRFESLTTEAKRHRDEGDRETAVRRYREALGLWRGEAMAGIDSRPVRAAANRLAEHRVHTNEDCLQLELDLGRHHELVGELTALVAEHPLRERLRGQLMLALYRSGRQADALRAYRVARETLVEELGIEPNEQLQRLEYAILTADESLNGPARVKTIPPEPPAARPVPGLLPAAVADFTGRAKQLDAIQRELALAAENRFRLAVPIIVIAGQGGLGKTTLAVHAAHTIAGSYPDGQLFTDLHGGGYRQVGAMQVLERFLRALGVAGSDMPDGLEERAEMYRALLADRRTLIVLDDAARESQVTPLLPGNRSSAVIITSRSRLAGLPGAIQIEMDIFDSDQSLELLGRIAGSERVMAEPSEAAELSELCGRLPLALRIAGARLSARPHWSIDQLVVRLKDETRRLDELKHGDMGIRASISLTYESVGAEARRLFRLLAVLDTSMFSSWLAGALLGGSHFDAQDLLDELADAQLIETAGTGYGVHSQYRFHDLVRVFARERLAAEETAAERKAALERALATLLYVAEAAHRRVYGEEYLQVHSGVARRPLPRALVDQLVATPMAWYERERPLLVSGIRQAARAGFAELCWDLAVSAVTLFEARIYLDDWRETHEVALAAVRHAGDPRGQGAILYSRGSLHMTLKRLAEARRDFEEAIELFTQVGDDLGLALVLRNVAFLDRMSGRADEAETRYTHALDIFTRTGDQVGAAYVLHNLAQLRLDAGDPEGASRVLAEALALSRRGGSRRVEAQVLHRMGDTYLQWDEPGLAAEIFGTAIDIVRDFGDPIGETYVLCGLGVAQLRLGEVAEADETLRQAVRLGRACGDGLAEGRALLGLGELALSCDDNAHAVAHIEQALTVFHTLGIPAYEERARCMLDRARAATRPGGLTTVGGG; encoded by the coding sequence GTGGAGTTCCGCATTCTGGGGCCACTTGAAGTGCTCGCGCAAGATGTGCGCCTGGACGTCGGTGGGTTGCGGCAGCGCATCACCCTCGCCTTACTCCTCATGGAGGCCGGCCGGGTCGTCACCGTCGACCGGCTCGTGGACGCCATCTACGGCGAGGTGCTCCCGCCGACCTCCAAGGCGCAGGTCCAGATCTGCATCTCCGCGCTGCGCCGCCTGTTCACCGCGCACGGCCGTCCCGGTCTCATCGTCACCCACCCCCGCGGCTACATCCTGGAGGCCGCGGACGACGACACGCTGGACGTCCGCCGTTTCGAGTCCCTGACCACCGAGGCCAAGAGGCACCGCGACGAGGGTGACCGCGAGACCGCCGTGCGGCGGTACCGCGAGGCGCTCGGGCTGTGGCGCGGCGAGGCCATGGCCGGCATCGACAGCAGGCCGGTGCGTGCCGCCGCCAACAGGCTCGCCGAGCACCGCGTCCACACCAACGAGGACTGCCTGCAGCTGGAGCTGGACCTCGGCCGCCACCACGAGCTGGTGGGTGAGCTGACCGCGCTGGTCGCCGAGCACCCGCTGCGCGAGCGGCTGCGCGGTCAGCTCATGCTGGCGCTGTACCGCTCGGGCCGCCAGGCCGACGCGCTGCGCGCCTACCGCGTGGCGCGGGAGACGCTCGTCGAGGAGCTCGGCATCGAGCCCAACGAGCAGCTCCAGCGCCTCGAGTACGCGATCCTGACCGCGGACGAGAGCCTCAACGGGCCCGCGCGGGTGAAGACCATCCCACCGGAGCCGCCGGCCGCGCGTCCGGTCCCCGGTCTGCTCCCCGCCGCGGTGGCCGACTTCACCGGCCGCGCCAAACAGCTCGACGCCATCCAGCGCGAGCTGGCCCTGGCCGCCGAGAACCGCTTCCGCCTGGCTGTGCCGATCATCGTGATCGCCGGTCAGGGGGGGCTCGGCAAGACGACGCTCGCGGTGCACGCCGCGCACACCATCGCCGGCAGCTACCCCGACGGCCAGCTCTTCACCGACCTGCACGGCGGCGGGTACCGGCAGGTCGGCGCCATGCAGGTGCTGGAACGGTTCCTGCGCGCGCTCGGCGTGGCCGGCAGCGACATGCCGGACGGGCTGGAGGAACGCGCCGAGATGTACCGCGCGCTGCTCGCCGACCGGCGCACGCTGATCGTGCTCGACGACGCGGCGCGGGAGAGCCAGGTGACGCCGCTGCTGCCCGGCAACCGCAGCTCCGCGGTGATCATCACGAGCCGCAGCCGCCTGGCCGGGCTACCCGGCGCGATCCAGATCGAGATGGACATCTTCGACAGCGACCAGTCCCTTGAGCTGCTCGGCCGCATCGCGGGGTCCGAACGCGTGATGGCCGAGCCCAGCGAGGCGGCCGAGCTGTCGGAGTTGTGCGGCCGCCTGCCGCTGGCGCTGCGCATCGCCGGCGCGCGCCTGTCGGCCCGCCCCCACTGGAGCATCGACCAGCTCGTCGTCCGGCTCAAGGACGAGACCCGCAGACTGGATGAACTCAAGCACGGCGACATGGGGATACGGGCCAGCATCTCCCTCACCTACGAAAGCGTCGGCGCCGAAGCGCGGCGGCTGTTCCGGCTGCTCGCCGTCCTCGACACCAGCATGTTCTCGTCGTGGCTCGCCGGCGCGCTGCTCGGCGGTTCGCACTTCGACGCGCAGGACCTGCTGGACGAGCTCGCCGACGCGCAGCTCATCGAGACGGCGGGGACGGGGTACGGCGTGCACAGCCAGTACCGCTTCCACGACCTGGTGCGGGTGTTCGCACGTGAGCGCCTCGCCGCCGAGGAGACCGCCGCCGAACGCAAGGCGGCGCTGGAACGCGCGCTCGCCACGCTGCTGTACGTCGCCGAGGCCGCGCACCGCCGGGTGTACGGCGAGGAGTACCTGCAGGTGCACAGCGGCGTGGCCCGCCGGCCGCTGCCGCGCGCGCTGGTGGACCAACTCGTCGCCACCCCCATGGCGTGGTACGAACGCGAACGGCCGCTGCTGGTGTCCGGCATCAGGCAGGCCGCGCGCGCCGGCTTCGCCGAACTGTGCTGGGACCTCGCGGTCAGCGCCGTCACGCTGTTCGAGGCGCGCATCTACCTGGACGACTGGCGCGAGACCCACGAGGTGGCGCTCGCCGCCGTCCGGCACGCCGGCGACCCGCGCGGCCAGGGGGCCATCCTGTACTCGCGGGGCTCGCTGCACATGACCCTCAAGCGGCTCGCCGAGGCGCGGCGTGACTTCGAGGAGGCCATCGAGCTGTTCACCCAGGTCGGTGACGACCTCGGGCTGGCGCTGGTGCTGCGCAACGTCGCGTTCCTCGACCGCATGAGCGGCCGCGCCGACGAGGCGGAGACCCGGTACACGCACGCGCTGGACATCTTCACCCGCACCGGCGACCAGGTCGGCGCGGCCTACGTGCTGCACAACCTGGCGCAGCTGCGGCTCGACGCCGGCGACCCCGAAGGCGCGAGCCGCGTGCTGGCCGAGGCGCTGGCCCTCAGCAGGCGCGGCGGCAGCAGGCGGGTGGAGGCACAGGTGCTGCACCGCATGGGGGACACCTACCTGCAGTGGGACGAGCCGGGTCTCGCGGCCGAGATCTTCGGCACCGCCATCGACATCGTGCGCGACTTCGGCGACCCGATCGGTGAGACGTACGTGCTGTGCGGCCTCGGGGTGGCACAGCTGCGGCTCGGCGAGGTCGCCGAGGCCGACGAGACGCTGCGCCAGGCCGTGCGTCTCGGCCGGGCCTGCGGCGACGGGCTGGCCGAGGGCCGCGCGCTGCTCGGGCTCGGCGAGCTGGCCCTGTCCTGCGACGACAACGCGCACGCCGTCGCGCACATCGAGCAGGCCCTGACCGTGTTCCACACCCTCGGCATCCCCGCCTACGAGGAACGCGCGCGCTGCATGCTCGACCGGGCCCGCGCCGCCACCCGTCCCGGCGGCCTGACCACGGTCGGCGGCGGCTGA
- the metK gene encoding methionine adenosyltransferase, with product MSRRLFTSESVTEGHPDKIADQISDAVLDAMLKGDPRSRVAVETLITTGQVHVAGEVTTETYVDIPGLIRETILDIGYDASHKGFDGASCGVSVSIGAQSPDIAQGVDEAYEHREDGADDELDRQGAGDQGLMFGYACGETPELMPLPIQLAHRLAQRLSEVRKNGTVPYLRPDGKTQVTVEYDGDRPVRLDTVVVSSQHAAEIDLKEMLVPDIKEHVVDPLLAGLSLDTEGYRLLVNPTGRFEIGGPMGDAGLTGRKIIVDTYGGMARHGGGAFSGKDPSKVDRSAAYAMRWVAKNVVAAGLADRAEVQVAYAIGKAQPVGVFVETFGTEKVAVDAIQRAILEVFDLRPAAIIRDLDLLRPIYSATSAYGHFGREGFSWESTDRADALRRAV from the coding sequence ATGTCCCGCCGCCTTTTCACTTCCGAGTCGGTCACAGAAGGCCACCCGGACAAGATCGCCGACCAGATCAGCGACGCCGTGCTGGACGCCATGCTCAAGGGCGACCCGAGAAGCCGCGTCGCGGTCGAGACGCTCATCACCACCGGCCAGGTCCACGTCGCCGGCGAGGTCACCACCGAGACCTACGTCGACATCCCCGGCCTGATCCGCGAGACCATCCTCGACATCGGCTACGACGCCTCCCACAAGGGCTTCGACGGCGCCTCCTGCGGCGTGTCGGTGTCCATCGGCGCGCAGTCCCCCGACATCGCGCAAGGCGTCGACGAGGCGTACGAGCACCGCGAGGACGGCGCGGACGACGAGCTGGACCGTCAAGGCGCCGGCGACCAGGGCCTGATGTTCGGGTACGCCTGCGGTGAGACCCCCGAGCTGATGCCGCTGCCGATCCAGCTCGCGCACCGGCTCGCGCAGCGGCTGTCGGAGGTCCGCAAGAACGGCACCGTGCCGTACCTGCGTCCCGACGGCAAGACCCAGGTCACCGTCGAGTACGACGGCGACCGTCCGGTCCGCCTCGACACCGTCGTGGTCTCCAGCCAGCACGCCGCCGAGATCGACCTCAAGGAGATGCTCGTCCCCGACATCAAGGAACACGTGGTCGACCCGCTGCTCGCCGGGCTGTCCCTCGACACCGAGGGCTACCGGCTGCTGGTCAACCCGACCGGTCGTTTCGAGATCGGCGGCCCGATGGGTGACGCCGGCCTGACCGGCCGCAAGATCATCGTGGACACCTACGGCGGCATGGCGCGGCACGGCGGTGGCGCGTTCTCCGGCAAGGACCCCTCCAAGGTCGACCGGTCGGCGGCGTACGCGATGCGCTGGGTCGCCAAGAACGTCGTCGCGGCGGGCCTGGCCGACCGTGCCGAGGTGCAGGTGGCCTACGCCATCGGTAAGGCGCAGCCGGTGGGGGTGTTCGTGGAGACCTTCGGCACCGAGAAGGTCGCCGTCGACGCCATCCAGCGGGCCATCCTGGAGGTCTTCGACCTGCGTCCGGCCGCCATCATCCGCGACCTCGACCTGCTGCGGCCCATCTACTCGGCCACCTCCGCCTACGGCCACTTCGGCCGCGAGGGCTTCTCCTGGGAGTCCACCGACCGCGCCGACGCGCTGCGCCGGGCCGTCTGA